From one Cynocephalus volans isolate mCynVol1 chromosome X, mCynVol1.pri, whole genome shotgun sequence genomic stretch:
- the VBP1 gene encoding prefoldin subunit 3, with the protein MAAAKDGCGTSEVAAGNGRRLHLGIPEAVFVEDVDSFMKQPGNETADTVLKKLDEQYQKYKFMELNLAQKKRRLKGQIPEIKQTLEILKYMQKKKESTNSLETRFLLADNLYCKASVPPTDKVCLWLGANVMLEYDIDEAQALLEKNLSTATKNLDSLEEDLDFLRDQFTTTEVNMARVYNWDVKRRNKDDSTKNKA; encoded by the exons ATGGCGGCCGCTAAGGACGGTTGTGGTACAAGCGAAGTGGCGGCAGGGAACGGGCGGAGACTTCATCTGGGGATTCCTGAGGCCGTGTTTGTG GAAGATGTAGATTCTTTCATGAAACAGCCTGGGAATGAGACTGCAGATACAGTACTAAAAAAGCTGGATGAACAGTACCAGAAGTATAAGTTTATGGAACTCAACCTTGCTCAAAAAAAAAGGAG ACTTAAAGGTCAGATTCCTGAAATTAAGCAGACTTTGGAAATTCTCAAatacatgcagaagaaaaaa GAGTCCACTAATTCACTGGAGACCAGATTCTTACTGGCAGATAACCTGTACTGCAAAGCTTCGGTTCCTCCTACTGATAAAGTGTGTCTGTGGTTGGGG GCTAATGTAATGCTTGAATATGATATTGATGAAGCTCAGGCATTGTTGGAAAAGAATTTATCAACCGCCACAAAGAATCTCGATTCTCTTGAGGAAGACCTTGACTTTCTTCGAGATCAATTTACTACCACAGAAGTCa ATATGGCCAGGGTTTATAATTGGGatgtaaaaagaagaaacaaagatgaTTCTACGAAGAACAAAGCATAA